CTCTACCTCTACTTCAACCTGCAGGACGGGGGACTCGAGCTGCCCAAGGCGGCCGCGGCCGGAATCGTGGGAGCCTACGGCGGATCCGTCTATCTCGCGCAGCTGCTCGGCGCCTGGCTCGGCGAGCGCGTCATGAGCCCCAAATGGATGGTGTTCTGGGGCGGACTCGTCATCACCGCGGGCCACCTGGTGCTGGCCGTGATCCCCGGCATCACCGGGGTGGCGGTCGGCCTCGTGCTCATCATCCTCGGCACCGGCGCGCTGAAGACCAACATCACGAACATCGTCGGCATCGTCGGCGACGGGCGGGATGAGGGGCAGCGCGACGTCGGCTTCGCCTACTTCTACCTCGCGATCAACGTGGGCGCGGTGCTCGGCCCGATGTCGACGGGCTTCGTGCAGAACGAGTGGGGCTTCCACTGGGGCTTCGGGCTCGCCGCGATCGGCATGACGGGCGCGCTGGTGCAGTACGTCGTCTCGATGCGAAAGCTGCCGGAGCGCACCAACGTGGTCGCGCGACCCATCGCCCGTGCGAGGGCGCTCGGGATCGCGGTCGGCGCCGCGCTGGTCGGAACGGTCGTCGGCCTGCTGCTCGCGACGGGCTCGGTGCGCGCCGAGCAGCTCGCCTCCGTCGCCACGGTGCTCATCCTGCTGGCCGCGGCCTGGTACTTCATCATGATGCTCTCGGCGAAGAGCGTGAGCCGGGACGAGAAGCGTCGCGTCGCGGCGTACCTGCCGCTCTTCCTCGCCGCGGGCGTCTACTTCGGTCTGCTGTTCCAGCAGTTCACCGCGATCACGTTCCTCATCACCGAGCGCGTGGATCTCGTGATCGGCGGCTGGAGCATGCCGGTGCCCTGGATCACGATGATCAGCCAGCTCTCGGCCGTGCTCATCACGCCGGTGATCGCCCGCTTCTGGGGTCGCAGCGGCAACGACGGGCCCGGTGCACCCGCGAAGTTCGCCCTGGGGCTCGTGCAGATGGGGCTCGCGTACGTGCTGATGATGGTGGCGCTCATCCTCTTCCCCGAGACCCCGGGCGTCCAGATCCCGTTGCTGCTCGTGATCGTCGTGATGATCGTCGCCGGCTCGTCCGAGGTCTTCATCGGACCGATCGGCCTGTCTCTGGCGACGCGGATCGGCCCGGCCGCCGTCAAACTGCAGCTCATCGGCCTGAACGCGCTGACGCTGGCGCTCGGCTCTTCCATCTCGGGGCTGCTCGGCCAGCTGTTCGAGGTGATGGATCCCGTGCCGTACTTCGTCGTGATCGTGGCCATCGGCCTCGGTCTCGGTGTCGCGCTCTGGCTGTTCCGCACCCCGCTGCAGCGAGCCCTCTCCGCGGGGCTGCGCTGATCCTGCCCGAGCGCCGCCTCCCGCCGCTGTTCCCCGCCTTCGTATACTGAGCGCGGGGAACGGAGGCCCGGATGTCGATGACCGATGAGCTGCTCGGCGACGAGAGCGTCGGATCGCTGCTCGGCGCGCTGCAGGACGCGGCGCCCGGCCGTCGCTTCGAGGCCACGCGCGAGGCGGCCGCCGGGCTGAGCGCGCTGACGCTGAGTCGACGTGCGAGGAGCCTCGCCGACGGGATCCTGCTCGATCTGCCCGGCGATCACGCCGAACTCGCGCGCGTGGTGCGCGCGGCGATCGAGCACCCCGGCTTCGATGGGTGGGCGCTCTGGCCGGTCGGGCTCGCCTCCGCCCGGCGCGCGGTCGCCGAGCGCACCGAGTCGGCGTTCGACGACTCGCTCGAGGTGCTGCGGCAGCTGACGAAGCGCTTCACCTCGGAGTTCGCGATCCGCCCGCTGCTGCTGCACGACCTCGATCGCGGGCTCGACCGCATGGCGTCGTGGACGACGGACCCCGACTGGAGGGTGCGCCGGCTCGCGACCGAGGGCAGTCGCCCGCTGCTGCCGTGGGCCGAGCGCCTCCCCGCCCTCGTCGCCGACCCGTCGCCGACGAGGGTGATCCTCGACGCCCTCCACGACGATGCCGAGGAGAGCGTGCGCCGTTCGGTCGCGAACCACGTCAACGACCACAGCCGCGGGCATGCCGCGTTCGCCGTGGAGGTCGTGCGCGGCTGGCGGGACGCGGGCGGCGATCATCTCGAGCGGGTGTCCCGCCATGCGCTGCGCACGCTCGTGAAGCGGGGCGACGCCGGTGCGCTCGAGCTGCTGGGCTTTCCGCCGGCGCTCGTCGAGGTCTCGCCGCTCGAGGTCTCGCCCGTGCGGGTCGAGGCGGGCGGAGCCGTCGCCTTCGAGGCGGAGGTCGAGAACACGGGGGCGGATCCGGCGCGCCTCGTGATCGACTACGCGCTGTTCTTCCCGGGGGCTCGAGGCGAGGAACGCTCGAAGGTCTTCAAGATCGCGCAGCGCACGCTCGGTCCGGGGGAGCGCACCGTCGTGCGGGCCTCGCACTCGTTCCGGGCGATCACCACGCGCCGCTACTATCCGGGGCGGTACGGCGTGGCGCTGCAGATCAACGGGGTCGCTCACCCGCGCACCGGGTTCGAGCTGGGGTAGGGCGGCCGCGGTCGGAATGGGGTGAGCCCGCGGGCCAGGTCCGCGCCTTCGGGTGACCGTCTCGTCTCCCGGGCGCCGCGCCTCGGGGCGTTCAGACGAGACCGAGCGCGGTCACGGTCTCGACGACCCGAGCGCGCTGCTCTCGCGCGAGACCGCGGAGCGGCAGCGGCAGGCACCCCTCCCGTGCGAGACCGAGGTGCTCGGCGATCGCCGCGACGACCCGCACGCTACCGCCGAACTCGGCGAACAGCGCCCAGAGCGGCGCGAGGCGCTGCGACTCGGCGGTCGCCTCATGAGGCCGGCCGCCGAGGGCGGCGCGTGTGATGGCGACGGCCGGCTCCGGCAGCGTGCCGCCGATGACCGAGTACCAGGAATCGCATCCCGCGTTCAGACCTGCCGCCGCGAAGGCGTCGCCGGATATCCCGACGGTGACGCGTTCGGGCACCGCGGCTCGGATCGTGTCGACGTGGCGGCGGGCGTCGACGGGATCGCGGGGTGCACCCGGGATCTTGATGGCGGAGACGCCCGGCAGCTCGGCGATGCGCGCGTAGAGCTCGACGGTGAAGGCGAAGCGGGTGGTGCCCGGGTTGTCGTAGACGATCACGGGCAGCTCGGTGCGCTCGGCGACGCTGCGGAACAGCTCGAACACGTCGTCGTGCGTCAGCGGTTGGTAGGTCATGGGGGCGAGCAGCAGCCCACGTGCGCCGGCCTGCTCGGCGCGCTCGACGTTCGCCAGCACGTGCGAGGTGCGCAACGCGCCGACGCCGACGAACACCGGCACGTCGCCCGCGTGCTCGACCGCGAGGGCGGCCACCTGTGCGCGTTCCTCCACGGTGAGGTAGGCGTAGGAGCCGGTGGAGCCGAGGGCGGTGATCGAGTCGACCCCCGCGTCGGCCAGACGCTCGATGATGCCGGCGAATGCGCGCTCATCGACGGCGTCGTCGAGCAGCGGCGTGAGGGGAAAGGCGCTGAGGCCGGAGAACAGGCTCATCGCTCGCGCTCCGGCCGATGCTCGAGCCCGAGGACCGGGTCGCCGTAGACGGCCGTCACCTCGGCGATGACGACGCGGTAGCCGCCGAGCCATTCGCCGTATCGGCTCTTCGCGACGCGATGGGTGTCCATGCCGATGAGTTCGCGCAGCGCCTCCAAACTCGACCAGTAGTAGACCTCGGCGTGCAGGCCGGTCCGCTCGTTGTGCCAGGCCTCCTCTCCGAGGAAGCCCTTGATGCGCCTGGCGCGCTGCGCGATCTCGGTGTCGATGCGGTGGAACTCGTCATCGAGAGCGCCGACCTCGAAGATGAAGGTCGAACTGTACTTCGGAGTCTTCGACATGCCGGCCTCTCAGGCGGGGGTGCGCTCGAGCCAGTCGAGCACCTGCCGGGCGTGCGCGTCGGGCGGGAAGATCGGGTAGAAGACGTGCTCGATCAGGCCGTCGCGAACGATCAGCGTCAGGCGCGAGTACAGGCGGTCGTGACCGGCGGCGGCGAACGTCGGCAGCCGCAGCGCGTCGGCCAGCGCGAACCCCTCGTCCGAGATCATGGCGAAGGGCAGCCGCAGGCGGTCGACGACCTCAGCCTGGTAGGCGGGATCCTGGCTCGACATGCCGTACACCCGTTCGGCGCCCGCCGCGCGCAGATCGCCGAAGTGGTCGCGGAAATCGCAGGCCTCCGTCGAGCAGCCGCGGGCGCCGGGGATGGCGTCCCAGCCCTCGGGCAGGTCGACGCCCGGTCGGCCGGTCAGCGGGTAGAGGTAGACGACGGTGCGGCCGCGGCCGAGGTCGGCGAACCGCAGCGTGCGGCCGTCGCTCGTCGGCAGTTCGAGCCGCGGCACGCTCATGCCGGGCAGGTGATCGGCGGCCCCGTCGTCCTCGGGCCGCGGCAGCCCCTCGGGCAGGATCGTGTAGTCGGTCATCGTTTGCTCCTTCGTGAAGGTCCGTCCGGCGCCCGCCTCCAAGCGGTGCCGCAGCGCGGCGCGCCGCGCCGCGAGCGCGTCGATCATGCGGGTGAGGTCGGCGATCGTGTCGCGGTAGACGGCGAGTGAACTCACGCAGTCGTCGCCGTGCTCGTGCCCCAGACCGAGGCACTCGAGGAAGGGCGCCGCGCGCTGGGGAGACACGCCGAGACCCGCGAGCTCCCGGATCTCGGCCACGGCGCGGGCGTGGTGCTCGTCGAACACCCGGTACCCGTTGTCGAGACGGGCGGGCTCGATCAGTCCGATGCTCTCGTAATAGCGAATCGCCTTGACCGATGCCCCGGTGCGCTTCGCGAGTTCTCCGATACGCATGCTCCTCCTCTGCCGTCAGCGTAAACCCTGCCCCCGGGGGCAGGGTCAAATCGGCGGGGAGCGAGCCGTCCGAGCCGCGACTCGGCGTCGGCGGGACCGTCGGCACTTTCCCCTGGCCCGAGGCGGTCTCGGTCGGCGATATCCTGGCAGGCAGTGCCGTCTCATGACGGGTTCAGGCGATTCACGGAGGTGCCGATGCCGGTTGCGACGCGGGCGATTCCCGTCGCCGGATTCCTGCTCGCGGTCGGCTCCGCGGCCTCGTTCGCCTTGTCGGGCAGCTTCGCGAGCGCGCTCCTCGCAGCGGGGTGGTCGGCGGGAGCCGCGACGACCGCGAGGATCACCCTCGCGGCCCTCGTGCTCGCGGCGCCCACCGCGCTCGCCCTGCGGAGCCGGTGGCGCACGGTTCTGGCGGCGTGGCGGCCGATCCTGCTGTTCGGCGTGCTCGCGGTCGCCGGCTGTCAACTCGCGTTCTTCATGGCGGTGCAGTTCATCCCGCCGAGTCTGGCGCTGCTCATCGAGTTCATGGGGCCCGTGATCCTGATGCTCTGGATCTGGGCCCGAACGCGCGTGGCGCCGGCCGCGCTGACGCTGATCGGCGCCGCCGTCGCCGTGCTCGGCCTCGCCGCGATATCGGGCGCCGGAGCGGGCGGAGCACTCCACCCGATGGGCATCGTCTTCGCGCTCATCGCGGCGATCGGCAATGCCGCGTACTACGCGACGGGGGCGAGCAGCGACCACGGCATCCCGCCGATCCCCTTCGTGGGGCTCGGCCTCGCGGTCGGAGCGGTGATGCTGGTCGTGGTGAGCGCGACGGGCCTGCTGCCGTTCGCGGTCACCGGCGCCCCGGCGGCGATCGCGGGCGCCGAGCTGCCTCCCGCGGTCGTCGTCGCGGGCATGGTGCTCATCTCGACGGTGCTCTCCTACGTGCTCGGCGTCGCCGCCTCCCGCAGGCTCGGAGCGACGGTCGCGAGCTTCACCGGGTACTCGGAGGCGCTGTTCGGCATCGTCTGGACCATCGTGCTGCTCGCGGTCGTCCCCACGGGCGCGCAGTGGGCGGGCGCGGCGCTGATCATCGCCGGAGTGGTCGCGGTGAAGACGGGGGAGATCCTGCGGGCTCGCCGGCCCGCCGCCTCCGCAGTGTGACCGGCGCGGCGGCGAGCAACACTCCGAAGCCGCCCATCACGGCGAGCCCGGGGCGGGGCGGACGCCTCCTCCCGGGTGCCGCCGATGCTCCGAGCGCCGGGCCGTCGTCCGGCCCGGGGGCCGTCTCAGGTGCGCGAGGGGGGACTTGAACCCCCACGTCCGAGGACACTGGAACCTAAATCCAGCGCGTCTGCCAATTCCGCCACTCGCGCGCGGCCCCGGTCCGCGGGGCAGCTGACAGCCTATCGGCTCGTGGCGGCGGCCCCTGGGCGGTCGGATCGGAGCGATCCGACCGCCCGGCGAGCAAGATTTCCGCCGCGCAGAAATACCGCGAATCTTCATCCCGGGATTCGTGCGTGGCGGGGGTCTGGCGTCCCCCAGAGTAGAAGTAGTTCATTTCGGAGCTAGCCGCCATCATGCGAAGGAGTCAGAATGAGTGCGTTCCAGAACGACAGGGAGGCCGTCGAGGCGCTCAAGGAGCAGAACGGTCCGAGCTGGGATGCGATCAACCCCGAGCACGTCGCCCGCATGCGGGCTCAGAACCGATTCAAGACGGGCCTCGAGATCGCGCAGTACACCGCCGACATCATGCGACGCGACATGGCCGAG
The genomic region above belongs to Leucobacter muris and contains:
- a CDS encoding EamA family transporter encodes the protein MPVATRAIPVAGFLLAVGSAASFALSGSFASALLAAGWSAGAATTARITLAALVLAAPTALALRSRWRTVLAAWRPILLFGVLAVAGCQLAFFMAVQFIPPSLALLIEFMGPVILMLWIWARTRVAPAALTLIGAAVAVLGLAAISGAGAGGALHPMGIVFALIAAIGNAAYYATGASSDHGIPPIPFVGLGLAVGAVMLVVVSATGLLPFAVTGAPAAIAGAELPPAVVVAGMVLISTVLSYVLGVAASRRLGATVASFTGYSEALFGIVWTIVLLAVVPTGAQWAGAALIIAGVVAVKTGEILRARRPAASAV
- a CDS encoding peptide MFS transporter, with the translated sequence MLRETSTSTISVNQLPRTIWGLAFTELWERFSFYGLNGILTLYLYFNLQDGGLELPKAAAAGIVGAYGGSVYLAQLLGAWLGERVMSPKWMVFWGGLVITAGHLVLAVIPGITGVAVGLVLIILGTGALKTNITNIVGIVGDGRDEGQRDVGFAYFYLAINVGAVLGPMSTGFVQNEWGFHWGFGLAAIGMTGALVQYVVSMRKLPERTNVVARPIARARALGIAVGAALVGTVVGLLLATGSVRAEQLASVATVLILLAAAWYFIMMLSAKSVSRDEKRRVAAYLPLFLAAGVYFGLLFQQFTAITFLITERVDLVIGGWSMPVPWITMISQLSAVLITPVIARFWGRSGNDGPGAPAKFALGLVQMGLAYVLMMVALILFPETPGVQIPLLLVIVVMIVAGSSEVFIGPIGLSLATRIGPAAVKLQLIGLNALTLALGSSISGLLGQLFEVMDPVPYFVVIVAIGLGLGVALWLFRTPLQRALSAGLR
- a CDS encoding dihydrodipicolinate synthase family protein, which encodes MSLFSGLSAFPLTPLLDDAVDERAFAGIIERLADAGVDSITALGSTGSYAYLTVEERAQVAALAVEHAGDVPVFVGVGALRTSHVLANVERAEQAGARGLLLAPMTYQPLTHDDVFELFRSVAERTELPVIVYDNPGTTRFAFTVELYARIAELPGVSAIKIPGAPRDPVDARRHVDTIRAAVPERVTVGISGDAFAAAGLNAGCDSWYSVIGGTLPEPAVAITRAALGGRPHEATAESQRLAPLWALFAEFGGSVRVVAAIAEHLGLAREGCLPLPLRGLAREQRARVVETVTALGLV
- a CDS encoding DNA alkylation repair protein, giving the protein MSMTDELLGDESVGSLLGALQDAAPGRRFEATREAAAGLSALTLSRRARSLADGILLDLPGDHAELARVVRAAIEHPGFDGWALWPVGLASARRAVAERTESAFDDSLEVLRQLTKRFTSEFAIRPLLLHDLDRGLDRMASWTTDPDWRVRRLATEGSRPLLPWAERLPALVADPSPTRVILDALHDDAEESVRRSVANHVNDHSRGHAAFAVEVVRGWRDAGGDHLERVSRHALRTLVKRGDAGALELLGFPPALVEVSPLEVSPVRVEAGGAVAFEAEVENTGADPARLVIDYALFFPGARGEERSKVFKIAQRTLGPGERTVVRASHSFRAITTRRYYPGRYGVALQINGVAHPRTGFELG
- a CDS encoding MerR family DNA-binding transcriptional regulator, producing MRIGELAKRTGASVKAIRYYESIGLIEPARLDNGYRVFDEHHARAVAEIRELAGLGVSPQRAAPFLECLGLGHEHGDDCVSSLAVYRDTIADLTRMIDALAARRAALRHRLEAGAGRTFTKEQTMTDYTILPEGLPRPEDDGAADHLPGMSVPRLELPTSDGRTLRFADLGRGRTVVYLYPLTGRPGVDLPEGWDAIPGARGCSTEACDFRDHFGDLRAAGAERVYGMSSQDPAYQAEVVDRLRLPFAMISDEGFALADALRLPTFAAAGHDRLYSRLTLIVRDGLIEHVFYPIFPPDAHARQVLDWLERTPA
- a CDS encoding antibiotic biosynthesis monooxygenase family protein yields the protein MSKTPKYSSTFIFEVGALDDEFHRIDTEIAQRARRIKGFLGEEAWHNERTGLHAEVYYWSSLEALRELIGMDTHRVAKSRYGEWLGGYRVVIAEVTAVYGDPVLGLEHRPERER